The sequence below is a genomic window from Gossypium hirsutum isolate 1008001.06 chromosome A11, Gossypium_hirsutum_v2.1, whole genome shotgun sequence.
ttagtccttgtacgtTAGATAAAAAAGCAAACTAACCATTCTgataaaaaattcatccatttctactattaaaattgTCCTTGTACGTCAGCATGAGGTACACTTGACACACCACATGTCATTGTATGGTTATTCCGCTAACCATcccagtttttaacaatacatttggattatatttttaaaatatatgaccaatttgctctttgatctaatgtacgaTAACTATTTTGCCTATTTCTCAAGTAAAGGGgataaaatacaatctgactaCTAGTATAAGGACATTTAGTACTTTTAATATTTGAAGACCTAAATGATtatcttaattttatattataattcatCACATTCTGTAAGGagtggaatttaaaaaaaatacaataatatttactaaaattaattaaaatttgaaaataattaaaaaatatatctatttatttaagGAGTTTATAAGTTCAAATATAGTAAAAATTACGAAACATGTCTGGTCAACTAGAATAGAACCAACTcaataaaaagcaaaaaagatTACAAACTTAAATATATTCGAAtctataaactaaaataaatctgAATAACAACCATACATGATGAGACTTAAACTAAGAATAATTTATGAAGGAATCCATAATAATTTTTAAGTGAAGGGtagttatttattaatatagtcacaaaaataaaagtacttaaattttatataataaatgacatatttatctttatttaataaatttattataattgttaattaatttttaattcaattagtatCGATATTGTTATTAATACAAGAAGatgtaaatttaaatatattaaaacgtgtttattctttttatttaatagtaaggtaaaattataaatagtttgaagtattatataaaataaataaatttattataatcatAGTatgactttttttattatttcattgcTAAATTAAAGTTAGTGGTGTCAGTGTCACATAAACCGTGTATTGCGTAAGAAGGAATACACGTATCACCCTTTCAACTTTCACTCAAATTATTTTCACACCTAATAACTTCCACTTAATTCCTACTGCCCAAATAGTAACAAAGAAAAGGGCTGTCGGCCATCCCGCTAGGATTTGCTTTCAACCCAATCAACCAAGCACACCACACCATGACAACATTTCTGTGGATATGCCCCTCGACACCTGTGAACATAACGTAAGAGAAGAGTTTTGTTTACTTTCAAGCCATAACTTTGTTGCTTCCAAGCAATTAATTTGTTCATCATGGAACAACATGGGACACAGGTTGGATACGTTGCATTACTAATCAAAACCCTGAAATTTTCTGTTGGTTTTTGCTGCAATTGTCTTAATGATATAATGAAAGTAAACTGTAACATCTGTAATAGAAATTATTTGTTCATCATGGAACAACATGGGACACAGGTTGGATACGTTGCATTACTAATCAAAACCCTGAAATTTTCTGTTGGTTTTTGCTGCAATTGTCTTAATGATATAATGAAAGTAAACTGTAACATCTGTAATAGAAATTGAATTGTACTTTGGTTTTTATACTcgaaaaataagaatttttataaattattgttataaaaaattttattcaattttactgttaaaaattaatttatattaataaaaaatacacgtaatataattattctataaccatattaatttttaatatataaaataataatcttttttaaaagaaagaatCAATTTACTACTTTTACCTCTCTTTTTATAGAGGGTAAAACAAATCTAATCCATGCAAATGAAGTTTTATAATCTATGCTTCATTTAATGTTTTGGAGGATAGGATCCTGGACATGTTTATGGCCTTGTAATAAATCAGACAAAATTCCTACAAATTATTAAACTGCGGTTGAAGATGATGCGAACAGACTTGGCAATTCTCCAAACAATTCTTGAAGCTTCCACGAGTTCTATACCATCCACAACCAACCGGATATTTTTGGGTTTATGACAGAGAATAAGTGGCCGAGGACAGCTTCGTTTTTCAGTACAAGATCTGATACCTGAGTACACAAAGAGAGTAAATTCATTGCCCTTGAGTTGTCCTTTTCAGGGATGCCCACTTCTTCAACCATATCCAAAAAAGTAACAACACATAAATGCAATGAAATTTATAAAACTGCTTTTACTTttctataatattttaaaccatacAATATGAACCATATATTTTACTTTCACATAAGTGGTTTATCCTTAAAAATGACAACCATCATAACATAACACATAAAGCTAGTTTCTCTTCAAACATGCTTCAATCAAGCAGGCTGGGATCCAGAAAAAATAAATCCAGTAGCCTGCAACTCCAAAAGGAAGACGATACCTAATGGCTTCACCTCCACTATGTTGTTCATTTCTTacatgaacatatatatatttatatatattagaacATGAAAATCGAACATGTAGATAGTACTATAGTAACTGTACAGTGGGAACGGGGTTGGCAAAAACTATCCCTGACGATCATCTCCCCACACCAACCAAGGTCTTCTCCTCGCTTTCTTTTGGCCTGAAGGATGAACCGGATGGAACTTCTTCCAGCACCGGCATTTCTTCTGGTGCAGGATGAACTGGTTTCGGTGTGTAGTTGAAGGAAAGGTCTTTGTTGGCAGCTAATGCCAAAAGCTCCTTCTCCTCGAGACCTTTTGTCGGCCCAAGGCTGCATCGGTCTGGTGAGTGCTTGGCCAATGcatctttgaattttttgatCTGTGGGATTATCATTGTGGTTAGAACATATATGATGGTAAAACATGCACAACAATTGACAAACAGTTAAGATACAAAACCAGTTACATTGAAGGAGCAAAACTAGTAGAGCCTCATCAATAACACAACAAACCGATAACTAAGATACACCATGGCCATCAATATCAAATGATCCAAAGGGACCAGTGGGTTTATTTCATTCTAATTACTAAAACGTATCTGATAAACTTTGCATCACAAGGGAGGGATAGAAACAAGACTAACCGTGGCATTGGTGCAGCTAAAGCTGCATAAACGACCCTGAGCTCCTCTATAGAACCTAAAGAAAGGCAACACATGTACATTAAGGCTATAACACATGGATTTATGCTCCTCATAGTTCAGCTTAAGGAACTGCACATCCGGATTCATCTCTGCCAATTGGCAAATCTGGCAAATCACAACATCCAAATCCACCATTAACACAACTATGCAAaagaaaatagattaaaaaaaaaacttcaaaagttTATATTATTATACCTTGGGATGAAGAGCCTTGCAGCCACCACAACCAGGAGAGAAAAAATCCACTATAACAAGTTTATCCCCAGCATTCAAAAGTGAGTCCACCAGGTCTTGTGCAGATGTCACTTCTTTCATATTTGGTTGATTCCCCTTCTCCCACCACTTTTGGGTTTTACCAATAAGCCCTGTTTGCATCTAATTTCGTTGAACAATACCACAAAATAAAAGAGACAAACCAATTAGAATGTTTCGTTTTGATCCTCTACAACAGATCAAAGTACCGGGAAAAAGGAGtgttaaacataaaaaatcatactAATTAACCCTTCCAGAAAAGGAAAAATCTATTTGGGAATAGAAGTAAAATTTCTATATGAAGATTTGACCTTTGACATGTGAAAGCTAAACTAAGAACTACCTATAGCTAAAATAACAGAGAAATTCAAAATAAGAAAGTTCATAAAATAAATCAGAAAATACCCACACCTTTGGACCCAAAAAAGAGTTctaaaattaaagttaattaaacCAACCTGTGCTTTAATGGGAACTCGACAGAACCTTCTCTCATTTAGACTTCTTTTCTCTAAAACAACCACTCTTTGACCATTAAAACCACTCCTCAAAGCTTGAGGTTCCAACTTCAAAGAAGGAAAACTATTCTTTCTCAAACAAAACGCAGAGATTCTCCTAGAAAACAAAGGAACGCCACCTTCTTGATTCTTCTTCTGACTACAGTTACAAGCTGTAAACAGATTTGACTTCCCCAAAACTTCAGCCATGcttaatatttctatatttttttttctaacaacAGGAACAGAAATTCAGATTCAAAATTGAAACTCTAAGCTTTATTCCCGAACGGAAATTAAAATACCGAATATGAAAATGAAGCGTTTTTAAGCAAAAGTTGCTTCTTTTATCTTTCTCTTTCTTTGTTGAGTAGCATTGCCGGTTCTGTTGGTTATTTTAAGGTCTAAGGATGGACTTTAACCGTTGATCTGGTTTGTCTTGATGTGAATCTAACGCTTGATGATATGTTGTGACTGGAAAATTTTCATGTCAAAACGTATTGGATAAGGCTCTTtgtcttgtttttttttcttttaatattggTCGGTTTTTATGGTGGTAAGGAGATGCACGTGATAAGTGAATTTTGTGACACGTGGAATCAGACTTTAGATATTACAAAAGTAAAGGGCAGTTTCGGATATACAATGGATAAAAGGTAGGTTCTTTGACACGTCATTCATTACTTTAGTGGGCCAGcttaaatttttttgataaattacatcaaatgtcactaaattattaataagtttatggtttggtcatttaattttaaaaagttataaaatgatcactgaattatttgaaaattttcatttaagaaacttaactatttaaacatttttattcaaattaccGGGctgttaacttttttttaaagctCAGCTAGCGCGCTGTAAGCTACAATTCGAGAATCGGTATAGTAGATCAGTACCAttgacgagtagaagaacatactttaAACCTAAATCAATCTAATAGTCAGTGTTAGACATCAAAGAataaagttgtttggattttggttcacATACTTGTGATATTCAaaactatttcatgaaaataaCTGAACTATAGAAGAAAAAGGGAATGAAAGCTTTTGACTAGTGCAAGCGATATAACAAAAAAAACcatacaacaatgattttaatagcctagtgacttaaataaaaaaatttgaatagttcaattaccattttgtaactttttgtaGTAGAGTAACCAAAATGTAAACtaattaatagtttagtgaccttgagtgaatttacccattttttttttacttatttcccttttcaacttttttttattctcttttgagttaattgCATCATATATCCCAAAATTATAACCTTCATTCTAAATTGGTCCTAAAACTTTAgaatattctaattacatcccTCAAATTATTGAGATTATATCAATAAGGTCCTTCTATTACTAAAACCAATAGTTTAACCAATAAATGAAATGTCAAAACTTGTATGGCatagtttaaataaatttaaaaaaaatagatgttATAAACATCTTGGTTTTAAGTTTTCCAaagcttttacaaaagttttcttacttactttttattttcagttttattttatttttaatttttactgtgcaataatattttactttctttaatttttattttaaatcatatcACATAAGATTTTGACATGTCATTCCACGTTTAAATTAATGGCTTTAATAATTGAAGGACTTAACTGATATAATATCAATAGTTTAGGGATATTATTAGAATATTATAAAGTTTAAGgacca
It includes:
- the LOC107892305 gene encoding thioredoxin-like 1-1, chloroplastic; translation: MAEVLGKSNLFTACNCSQKKNQEGGVPLFSRRISAFCLRKNSFPSLKLEPQALRSGFNGQRVVVLEKRSLNERRFCRVPIKAQMQTGLIGKTQKWWEKGNQPNMKEVTSAQDLVDSLLNAGDKLVIVDFFSPGCGGCKALHPKICQLAEMNPDVQFLKLNYEEHKSMCYSLNVHVLPFFRFYRGAQGRLCSFSCTNATIKKFKDALAKHSPDRCSLGPTKGLEEKELLALAANKDLSFNYTPKPVHPAPEEMPVLEEVPSGSSFRPKESEEKTLVGVGR